From Nerophis lumbriciformis linkage group LG09, RoL_Nlum_v2.1, whole genome shotgun sequence, one genomic window encodes:
- the LOC140679035 gene encoding uncharacterized protein has product MVHNIVHVIVYNILHNIVHAIVHNIVHVIVYNIVHVIVYNIVHNILYNIVHTIVHNIVPVHVIVYNILHNIVHTIVHNIVHNIVHVIVHNILHNIVHAIVHNIVHAIVHNIVHVIVYSIVHNIVHVIVHNIVHNILHNIVHALVHNIVHVTVHNIVHVIVYNVLHNIVHAIVHNIVHAIVHNIVHVIVHNIVHVIVYNIVHVIVYNILHNIVHVIVHNIVHVIVYNILHNIVHAIVHNIVHVIVHNIVHVIVHNIVHVIVYNIVHVIVYNILHNIVHAIVHNIVHAIVHNIVHVIVHNIVHVIVYNILHNIVHAIVHNIVHVIVYNIVHVIVHYIVHNILHNIVHVIVYNILHNIVHAIVHNIVHVIVYNILHNIVHAIVHNIVHNIVHVIVYSTQHCCFDSWTDSSFNVF; this is encoded by the coding sequence ATGGTTCACAACATAGTACATGTCATAgtttacaacatattacacaaCATAGTACATGCCATAGTTCACAACATAGTACATGTCATAGTTTACAACATAGTACATGTCATAGTTTACAACATAGTACACAACATATTATACAACATAGTACATACCATAGTTCACAACATAGTACCGGTACATGTCATAgtttacaacatattacacaaCATAGTACATACCATAGTTCACAACATAGTACACAACATAGTACATGTCATAGTACACAACATATTACACAACATAGTACATGCCATAGTTCACAACATAGTACATGCCATAGTACACAACATAGTACATGTCATAGTTTACAGCATAGTACACAACATAGTACATGTCATAGTTCACAACATAGTACACAACATATTACACAACATAGTACATGCCTTAGTTCACAACATAGTACATGTCACAGTTCACAACATAGTACATGTCATAGTTTACAACGTATTACACAACATAGTACATGCCATAGTTCACAACATAGTACATGCCATAGTTCACAACATAGTACATGTCATAGTTCACAACATAGTACATGTCATAGTTTACAACATAGTACATGTCATAgtttacaacatattacacaaCATAGTACATGTCATAGTTCACAACATAGTACATGTCATAgtttacaacatattacacaaCATAGTACATGCCATAGTTCACAACATAGTACATGTCATAGTTCACAACATAGTACATGTCATAGTTCACAACATAGTACATGTCATAGTTTACAACATAGTACATGTCATAgtttacaacatattacacaaCATAGTACATGCCATAGTTCACAACATAGTACATGCCATAGTTCACAACATAGTACATGTCATAGTTCACAACATAGTACATGTCATAgtttacaacatattacacaaCATAGTACATGCCATAGTTCACAACATAGTACATGTCATAGTTTACAACATAGTACATGTCATAGTTCACTACATAGTACACAACATATTACACAACATAGTACATGTCATAgtttacaacatattacacaaCATAGTACATGCCATAGTTCACAACATAGTACATGTCATAgtttacaacatattacacaaCATAGTACATGCCATAGTTCACAACATAGTGCACAACATAGTACATGTCATAGTTTACAGTACACAACATTGTTGCTTTGACTCTTGGACCGACTCTTCCTTTAATGTCTTCTAA